A genomic window from Thermodesulfovibrionia bacterium includes:
- a CDS encoding YkgJ family cysteine cluster protein: MSRKKTTIKTKRLTFDEEKKLPWLSMLLDAYHIVDKGIAKAIETEEKNGKVLACTQGCSNCCRTLRDIPIYPLELMGISWYIAEKMTGDIRDILKKQLKEYTRSDQCPFLIQGACPIHSMRPMACRQFTVFGKQCEEGEDPYYTRNKDVLPLAKKYVDQAFFIMLPFHGVEKEAERIKAVERGDMNRTVRVLQECNWKLLGERMEKFDKESGK, from the coding sequence ATGAGCAGAAAAAAAACAACGATAAAGACAAAGCGGCTGACATTTGATGAAGAGAAGAAGCTTCCATGGCTCTCCATGCTCCTTGATGCTTATCACATCGTTGACAAAGGTATTGCAAAAGCGATTGAAACTGAGGAGAAGAACGGGAAGGTGTTGGCGTGTACGCAAGGATGCTCCAACTGCTGCAGAACGCTCAGGGACATACCCATATATCCGCTTGAGCTTATGGGAATCTCATGGTATATCGCGGAAAAGATGACGGGAGATATCCGGGATATTCTAAAAAAACAGCTTAAAGAATATACAAGAAGTGACCAGTGCCCCTTTCTGATTCAAGGAGCATGTCCGATACATTCCATGAGGCCGATGGCGTGCAGGCAGTTCACAGTATTCGGGAAACAGTGTGAAGAAGGCGAAGACCCTTACTACACAAGAAACAAAGATGTGCTCCCTTTGGCAAAGAAATATGTTGACCAGGCTTTCTTCATCATGCTTCCATTTCACGGAGTTGAAAAAGAGGCCGAGAGGATAAAGGCGGTTGAGCGGGGCGACATGAACAGGACGGTCAGGGTTTTACAGGAGTGCAACTGGAAGCTGCTTGGAGAGAGGATGGAGAAGTTTGATAAGGAGAGCGGAAAGTAA
- the bioA gene encoding adenosylmethionine--8-amino-7-oxononanoate transaminase, translating into MSISATKRRLERLDKKHLWHPFTQMKEWNDEEPLIITEGRGSFLKDINGRWFLDGVSSIWVTVHGHGKKEINDAIKAQVDKISHSTLLGLTHPPAIELAEKLVNIAPKGLARVFYSDSGSTAVEIGLKMAYQYWQLNGVKEKTKFLSLKNSYHGDTVGAVSVGGIDIFHKIFAPLLFKSFKAPSPYCYRCELKKEYPSCGLQCLKEMEKVLSKNHKKIAGLIIEPLVQGAGGMIVSPPGYLKGVRRLCTKYKVLLIADEVATGFGRTGKMFACEHESVNPDILCVAKGITGGYLPLAATLTTKKIYEAFLGEYKDLKTFFHGHTYTGNQLASAAAIANIDLFKKEKTLQKMQAKIALLKKELAKIAELPHVGDVRQMGFMVGIELVKNKNKKTSFALEDKMGWKVCEKAKEKGLIIRPLGNVIVLMPHLSVSKEELKQITGKTAEAIKEVAG; encoded by the coding sequence ATGAGTATAAGCGCAACTAAAAGACGCCTTGAACGGCTTGATAAAAAACACCTCTGGCATCCCTTCACCCAGATGAAGGAGTGGAATGATGAAGAGCCTTTGATCATAACAGAAGGAAGGGGTTCGTTCCTCAAAGACATCAACGGCAGATGGTTTCTCGACGGGGTTTCCTCAATCTGGGTCACAGTACACGGACATGGTAAGAAAGAGATAAACGATGCCATTAAGGCGCAGGTTGATAAGATAAGCCACTCAACCCTCCTCGGCCTCACACACCCGCCTGCAATAGAGCTTGCGGAAAAGCTTGTAAATATCGCGCCGAAAGGCCTTGCCAGGGTCTTTTATTCAGACAGCGGTTCTACTGCCGTAGAGATAGGGCTGAAGATGGCATACCAGTACTGGCAGCTTAACGGCGTTAAAGAGAAGACGAAATTCCTTTCTCTGAAAAACTCATATCATGGCGATACAGTTGGCGCGGTAAGCGTTGGCGGCATTGATATCTTTCATAAGATATTTGCTCCTCTGCTCTTCAAATCATTTAAAGCCCCTTCGCCTTACTGTTACAGGTGTGAGCTTAAGAAAGAATATCCATCATGCGGGCTTCAGTGCCTGAAAGAGATGGAGAAGGTTTTAAGCAAAAATCATAAGAAGATAGCCGGCCTGATAATCGAGCCGCTTGTCCAAGGGGCCGGAGGCATGATCGTGTCACCTCCGGGATATCTGAAAGGCGTCAGAAGGCTTTGCACTAAATATAAGGTCTTATTGATAGCTGATGAGGTGGCGACAGGTTTTGGAAGAACAGGGAAGATGTTTGCCTGCGAACATGAGAGTGTGAATCCTGATATCCTATGCGTTGCAAAAGGCATAACAGGCGGCTACCTTCCTCTTGCTGCAACTTTGACAACTAAAAAAATATATGAGGCGTTTCTCGGCGAGTATAAAGACCTCAAGACCTTCTTTCACGGCCATACATATACCGGAAACCAGTTAGCCTCTGCCGCCGCGATTGCAAATATCGATCTTTTCAAAAAAGAGAAGACACTTCAGAAGATGCAGGCGAAGATAGCGCTGTTAAAAAAGGAACTCGCCAAGATCGCTGAACTTCCGCACGTTGGCGATGTAAGGCAGATGGGTTTTATGGTCGGGATCGAACTTGTAAAGAACAAAAATAAGAAAACATCTTTTGCATTGGAAGATAAGATGGGCTGGAAGGTCTGCGAAAAAGCAAAAGAGAAAGGCCTTATCATAAGGCCGCTTGGAAATGTCATTGTCCTTATGCCGCACCTGAGTGTTTCAAAAGAAGAGCTGAAGCAGATAACCGGTAAGACTGCTGAGGCGATAAAGGAAGTGGCGGGATGA
- a CDS encoding DegQ family serine endoprotease has product MNKKTVLIFIIALAVGYLAGTRLDIFTKEKAQSPYIYNFQAPPGLKGEGSAFSDVARMVSPTVVNISTTKVVGLGDLFGQLRNTKKWKEESLGSGVIVSADGYIITNNHVIEKAEEIKVTLFDKQDYKGKVIGSDPKTDIAIIKIKAKDLPAINWGDSDKLDVGEFVLAFGNPFGLSHTVTMGIVSALGRASVGIADYEDFIQTDASINPGNSGGPLVNVKGELIGVNTAIISKTGGNQGIGFAVPSNMARSVMTQLIKEGKVTRGWAGVAIQQVTPELAKTFGLKKPEGALVTEIIDNSPAEKSGLKRGDIILEVNKKGVDDVEQLRNFIAQSRVGSRIALNVLRDTKSISLNLTVAELAQDSAESRSDSRQERRGTEKNALAGFSVMDINSDTAKQLGLPGDVYGVVIESVEPDSAADEAGLKKGDLIQEVNKARINNVNDFNKAVSHIRGGDTVLLFINRGENKFYITLKMFS; this is encoded by the coding sequence ATGAATAAGAAAACCGTACTGATTTTTATTATAGCATTGGCAGTTGGTTATTTAGCAGGCACCAGGCTCGATATATTCACAAAAGAGAAGGCGCAATCGCCATACATATATAATTTTCAGGCTCCGCCGGGACTGAAGGGCGAGGGTTCAGCTTTTTCCGATGTGGCAAGGATGGTAAGCCCTACTGTTGTAAACATATCGACAACAAAGGTTGTAGGTTTGGGCGACTTATTCGGACAGCTCCGCAACACTAAAAAATGGAAGGAAGAGAGCCTTGGTTCAGGAGTAATCGTATCTGCTGACGGCTATATCATCACCAATAATCATGTCATTGAGAAGGCTGAAGAGATCAAGGTGACCCTCTTTGACAAACAGGACTATAAAGGTAAGGTCATAGGTTCGGATCCCAAGACCGATATCGCCATTATCAAGATCAAGGCAAAAGACCTGCCTGCCATTAACTGGGGTGATTCAGACAAGCTTGATGTGGGTGAATTCGTTCTTGCTTTCGGCAACCCCTTCGGCCTGAGCCACACTGTAACTATGGGAATAGTAAGCGCGTTAGGCAGGGCGAGCGTCGGCATAGCTGATTATGAGGATTTTATCCAGACGGATGCTTCTATCAACCCCGGCAATTCCGGCGGCCCGCTTGTAAATGTCAAAGGTGAACTTATAGGTGTTAATACCGCGATCATTTCAAAGACAGGCGGTAATCAGGGCATCGGCTTTGCAGTGCCGAGCAACATGGCGAGATCGGTCATGACCCAGCTCATAAAAGAGGGGAAGGTCACAAGGGGATGGGCCGGGGTAGCGATACAGCAGGTGACTCCCGAACTTGCCAAGACGTTCGGCTTAAAGAAGCCGGAAGGCGCTCTTGTGACGGAGATCATTGACAACAGTCCGGCTGAAAAGTCCGGGCTGAAGAGGGGAGATATAATCCTTGAGGTTAATAAAAAGGGTGTTGATGATGTGGAGCAGCTGAGAAATTTTATCGCGCAGAGCAGGGTAGGAAGCAGGATAGCATTAAATGTTTTGCGCGATACAAAGTCAATCTCACTTAATCTGACTGTTGCGGAGCTTGCACAGGACAGCGCCGAGTCAAGGAGCGACAGCAGGCAGGAGAGGCGCGGCACCGAGAAGAACGCCCTTGCGGGATTTTCTGTTATGGATATCAACAGCGATACTGCCAAACAGCTCGGTCTTCCCGGAGATGTGTATGGCGTAGTGATCGAATCTGTGGAGCCTGACAGTGCGGCTGATGAGGCAGGGCTTAAGAAGGGGGACCTTATACAGGAGGTCAATAAGGCCAGGATAAATAATGTAAATGATTTTAATAAGGCGGTATCTCATATACGCGGAGGCGACACGGTCCTCCTCTTTATTAACAGGGGCGAAAACAAATTTTATATTACGTTGAAAATGTTTTCTTAA